In a single window of the Candidatus Methylacidiphilales bacterium genome:
- a CDS encoding ATP-binding protein has product MKASFLGKLLERVDQLEPEQLQRYLVRLAREHGYLETLFNTLQDAIVVLDGKGVIQYTNRAATRLLPFPRETASGQPVERYLRDVPWKEWLDEPQGVTRRLSIHYPEPKVVELVLLPMEVTEGAWEGMRVAIFHDITERESTAREAIESERMQALTLLAAGVAHELGNPINSLNIHLQLMQRDLRRLEPDVAAPLKESIGIARREIDRLDAIIQQFLRAIRPTVPDFQPLQLGLLIRETLETLDAEIRDRGVLVETDIASDLPDLLLDPVQVKQVIYNLSRNAFQAMGAQGLLNITVARQDEWVVVVFRDNGCGISVEDLPRVTEAYYTTKEGGSGLGLMIVQRIVREHGGEMEIESHPGRGTAVRLKFPAGGRQVRLLESTPDKARAEGRKGKNG; this is encoded by the coding sequence GTGAAAGCGTCTTTTCTAGGGAAATTGCTGGAACGGGTGGACCAGTTGGAGCCGGAACAGCTGCAGCGCTATTTGGTGCGCCTGGCCCGGGAGCACGGTTATTTGGAAACCCTCTTCAACACGCTCCAGGACGCCATCGTGGTCCTGGATGGGAAAGGCGTGATCCAATACACCAATCGTGCAGCCACGCGGCTCCTGCCTTTTCCGCGCGAAACGGCCTCGGGCCAGCCCGTGGAGCGCTATTTGCGCGACGTGCCATGGAAAGAATGGCTGGACGAGCCCCAAGGGGTGACCCGGCGGCTGTCGATTCATTACCCCGAGCCGAAGGTGGTCGAGTTGGTCCTGTTGCCGATGGAAGTGACCGAGGGGGCATGGGAGGGGATGCGGGTGGCGATTTTCCATGACATCACCGAACGGGAGTCGACGGCCCGTGAGGCGATCGAATCCGAGCGGATGCAGGCCCTGACCTTGCTGGCGGCGGGTGTGGCGCATGAGTTGGGCAACCCGATCAACAGTCTGAACATCCATCTCCAATTGATGCAGCGCGATTTGCGCCGCCTAGAACCCGACGTGGCGGCCCCCTTGAAAGAGTCGATCGGCATCGCCCGTCGGGAAATCGACCGCTTGGATGCCATCATCCAGCAATTTCTCAGGGCCATCCGTCCCACCGTGCCGGATTTCCAGCCCCTGCAGCTCGGACTGCTCATCCGCGAGACCTTGGAAACCTTGGATGCGGAGATCCGGGACCGCGGCGTTCTGGTGGAAACTGACATTGCGTCCGACCTGCCCGATCTTTTGCTCGATCCGGTGCAGGTCAAGCAGGTGATATACAATCTTTCCCGAAACGCTTTCCAGGCCATGGGAGCCCAGGGGCTGCTCAACATCACAGTGGCCAGGCAGGATGAATGGGTGGTGGTGGTCTTCCGGGACAACGGCTGTGGGATCTCGGTCGAGGACTTGCCGCGAGTGACCGAGGCCTATTACACCACCAAGGAGGGTGGGTCCGGGCTGGGGTTGATGATTGTCCAACGGATTGTCAGGGAGCACGGGGGTGAGATGGAAATCGAGAGCCATCCGGGCCGCGGTACGGCGGTGCGACTGAAGTTCCCGGCCGGCGGTCGACAAGTCCGGTTGCTGGAAAGCACCCCGGACAAGGCCCGTGCGGAAGGCAGAAAGGGCAAAAACGGATGA
- the corA gene encoding magnesium/cobalt transporter CorA — translation MIRTFVFNEGKLAAQDLDLDALRLVRSDKGLIIWIDLDNPTDEETREVLEGLFHFHPLSIEDCVAVSQLPKIEDYEDYLFMVMHAVDFNRQEKFTTTELNLFLGKDYLVTYHELPLRSLKTAIERSVNKIGTIARGPDRLAHTIIDLMVDNYNPVMDELHEELEELEDLLLGKSHTQDMVPMILDCRKDIGLLRRIVRPQREIIGRLARGEYKLIRPNLLPYFRDIHDNLVRIDETALSASEQLLTSFDLYLNRTAQQSNEGIKVLTALTALTLPPVVIGSWYGMNFEQMPELKWASSYPMAFLLNILGVIGMAIWLKRKKWF, via the coding sequence ATGATCCGCACGTTTGTATTCAACGAGGGCAAGCTGGCGGCGCAGGATCTCGACCTCGACGCCCTGCGTCTGGTCCGCTCGGACAAGGGATTGATCATCTGGATCGACTTGGACAATCCGACCGACGAAGAAACCCGGGAGGTCCTGGAAGGGCTCTTTCATTTCCACCCGCTCTCGATCGAGGACTGTGTGGCGGTTTCGCAACTGCCCAAAATCGAGGACTATGAGGACTATCTCTTCATGGTCATGCACGCGGTGGATTTCAACCGTCAGGAAAAATTCACCACCACCGAATTGAACCTGTTCTTGGGCAAGGATTACCTCGTCACCTACCATGAATTGCCCCTGCGCTCGCTCAAGACGGCGATCGAACGATCCGTGAACAAGATCGGCACGATCGCCCGCGGTCCCGACCGCCTGGCCCACACCATCATCGATTTGATGGTGGATAATTACAATCCGGTGATGGATGAGTTGCACGAGGAATTGGAGGAACTGGAAGATCTGCTTTTGGGGAAATCGCACACCCAGGACATGGTGCCGATGATCCTGGACTGCCGGAAGGACATCGGGTTGCTCCGCCGCATCGTCCGGCCCCAACGGGAAATCATCGGCCGTCTGGCCCGCGGTGAATACAAGCTCATCCGGCCGAATCTGCTGCCCTACTTCCGCGACATTCATGACAATCTGGTGCGGATCGATGAAACGGCGCTGTCGGCGAGCGAACAGTTGTTGACCTCGTTTGATCTTTACCTGAACCGCACGGCCCAGCAGTCCAACGAGGGGATCAAAGTTCTGACCGCCCTGACCGCCTTGACCCTGCCCCCGGTGGTGATCGGGAGTTGGTACGGGATGAATTTCGAGCAGATGCCGGAGTTGAAGTGGGCGTCTTCCTATCCGATGGCTTTTTTGCTCAACATCCTGGGCGTGATCGGAATGGCCATCTGGCTCAAGCGCAAGAAGTGGTTTTGA
- a CDS encoding EpsI family protein produces MTELTLDITGTKTGPIRIALGRGLVLLGLSILAVGICWITPNPNTASQPGVRMVLPDFPLGMLSEPQEMSPGEKLLLPSDTEIVRKAYFSTKGDRITVSIVLAGGEKRSIHRPEVCLPAQGWYMRKGQTVNIPMKDGGNLEAMKLDLQREVDFGNGRKNQMRAVFLYWFIGKDTTTPHHWKRLFLTSWDRVFRQINHRWAYVSVMSVVTQGYVLNGKDEAQTLDMLKSFTSEIAPSFLLPRESP; encoded by the coding sequence ATGACTGAGCTGACACTGGACATCACGGGCACAAAGACCGGGCCGATCCGCATCGCTCTCGGGCGCGGACTGGTCCTGCTCGGGCTCTCGATTCTGGCGGTGGGGATATGCTGGATCACACCCAACCCAAACACGGCCTCCCAACCCGGAGTGCGGATGGTTTTGCCTGATTTCCCTCTGGGCATGCTCTCGGAACCCCAGGAAATGTCCCCTGGCGAAAAACTCCTCCTGCCAAGCGACACCGAGATTGTCCGCAAGGCCTACTTTTCGACCAAAGGTGACCGCATCACGGTTTCCATCGTGCTGGCGGGTGGGGAGAAGCGCAGCATCCACCGCCCAGAAGTCTGTCTGCCTGCCCAAGGTTGGTACATGCGCAAGGGCCAGACCGTGAACATCCCGATGAAGGATGGCGGCAATCTCGAAGCAATGAAGCTGGACCTGCAGCGTGAAGTCGATTTTGGGAACGGTCGCAAGAACCAGATGCGCGCGGTCTTTCTTTATTGGTTCATTGGCAAGGACACGACAACTCCGCACCATTGGAAGCGACTCTTTTTGACCAGTTGGGATCGGGTGTTCCGCCAAATCAACCACCGTTGGGCTTACGTCAGTGTCATGAGCGTGGTCACCCAAGGGTATGTCCTCAACGGTAAAGATGAAGCCCAGACTCTGGACATGTTGAAATCGTTTACGTCGGAAATTGCTCCCTCCTTTCTTCTGCCACGCGAATCGCCTTAA
- a CDS encoding exosortase/archaeosortase family protein: protein MPSASVAAAGAGLALMFALFPYGAGWGDQPTSVVSNLLWMWKHAKEWEHCQLVPLISLFIIWLDREKLRDVPWEGQISGLYLFLLGMGLFWVGYLIDIVVFSFLVFHLMIGATAVWLFGWPLLRAVFFPYAFLFFAWPMPFLEATIAFPLRDIMARFSHGFLNLIGLDVLRVGTSIVSAPDPVRGLAQGARFALDVADPCSGIRSLFALTMVSALFAYFGTTKDDTLAGWRKQVAGGPFWQRGCVEFLAFFTDHWRGWLVFLSAAPFAVLGNFCRILMLTFGTLLLGSKVAIGDLEHPSTYHMASGFLVFGVALGGMFTWGWFLNEGCKTLIERSKGLYAVIGAVKSPPQPGKEF from the coding sequence ATGCCTTCGGCTTCTGTGGCAGCGGCCGGTGCCGGCTTGGCCCTGATGTTTGCCTTGTTCCCCTATGGGGCGGGTTGGGGTGACCAGCCGACTTCGGTGGTCTCCAACCTCCTCTGGATGTGGAAGCACGCAAAAGAATGGGAGCACTGCCAATTGGTGCCGCTGATTTCCCTTTTCATCATTTGGTTGGATCGTGAGAAATTGCGAGATGTTCCTTGGGAGGGGCAGATTTCCGGATTGTATCTTTTCCTGTTAGGCATGGGGCTCTTCTGGGTTGGTTACCTCATCGACATCGTGGTTTTCAGCTTTTTGGTTTTTCATCTCATGATTGGGGCCACGGCAGTGTGGCTGTTTGGTTGGCCGCTGTTGCGGGCGGTTTTTTTTCCCTATGCTTTTCTGTTTTTTGCCTGGCCGATGCCATTTCTGGAAGCGACGATCGCATTTCCCCTGCGTGACATCATGGCCCGTTTTTCGCATGGGTTTCTGAATCTCATCGGCCTCGACGTTCTGCGGGTGGGGACGTCGATTGTTTCGGCTCCTGATCCGGTGCGCGGGCTGGCCCAGGGGGCCCGATTCGCCCTGGATGTGGCCGATCCGTGCAGCGGTATCCGGTCGCTCTTTGCCCTGACCATGGTTTCCGCCCTTTTCGCCTATTTCGGTACCACCAAAGACGACACCCTGGCCGGATGGCGCAAGCAGGTGGCTGGGGGGCCGTTTTGGCAGAGGGGGTGCGTCGAATTCCTGGCCTTTTTCACCGACCATTGGCGGGGTTGGCTGGTTTTTCTTTCGGCGGCCCCGTTTGCCGTGCTGGGCAACTTTTGTCGCATCCTCATGCTCACCTTCGGCACTCTTCTATTGGGCAGCAAGGTGGCCATCGGGGATTTGGAGCATCCAAGCACGTACCACATGGCTTCCGGATTTCTGGTATTCGGGGTGGCGTTGGGAGGAATGTTCACGTGGGGTTGGTTCCTGAATGAAGGCTGCAAAACACTGATCGAGAGGAGCAAGGGATTGTACGCAGTGATCGGCGCGGTAAAGAGTCCTCCCCAGCCCGGAAAGGAGTTCTGA
- a CDS encoding glycosyltransferase family 9 protein, whose product MRPAKITVVEWHQMGDAVMALPFIHGAREAGIEVTACATPGPASVIQLAFPDLAVGIFRPDVDNWWRGDDWGGWRQKHGADTAVCAWGDPRTHFWMKRAGFDRRIGLPAVPNNCYAREAAFLRPCLRETQAFGRLLNGLAGPLLTEAWLRPRRDLHHQDNWGEMARMLGFSVNELFSWPVVPAPGLKSAGRRNSYWVVHSGGRLLPKRWSGEKWRELLIRLRALDVSTVWVRSQGMDDEVELPPGQEVFEAGGLRGFAELVAGARGLIGLDSFPAHLSASMGKDTVVLFGEMPDVWFAPRGPHVRVMKKPMTEGCLRDYVTKGLSLLRELEVDEVVAAVKASSADNR is encoded by the coding sequence GTGAGGCCTGCAAAGATAACGGTGGTGGAATGGCACCAGATGGGCGATGCGGTCATGGCGTTGCCCTTCATCCATGGGGCGCGCGAGGCGGGAATCGAGGTCACGGCCTGTGCCACGCCGGGGCCGGCGTCTGTCATCCAGTTGGCTTTTCCGGATCTGGCTGTGGGGATTTTCCGCCCGGATGTGGACAACTGGTGGAGGGGAGACGATTGGGGGGGGTGGAGGCAGAAGCATGGAGCGGATACGGCGGTTTGTGCCTGGGGTGATCCGCGGACACATTTTTGGATGAAGCGTGCGGGCTTTGATCGACGCATCGGCCTGCCTGCGGTGCCGAACAACTGTTACGCCCGCGAGGCTGCTTTCCTTCGTCCCTGCCTGCGGGAGACACAGGCTTTCGGGCGTTTGTTGAATGGTCTCGCCGGTCCCCTGCTGACCGAAGCCTGGTTGCGACCCCGCCGCGACCTGCACCACCAGGACAACTGGGGCGAGATGGCGCGGATGCTGGGGTTTTCTGTCAATGAGTTGTTTTCATGGCCGGTTGTTCCTGCTCCAGGACTTAAATCTGCGGGCCGCCGCAACTCTTATTGGGTGGTGCATTCCGGGGGCAGATTGTTGCCCAAGCGTTGGAGTGGGGAGAAATGGCGGGAGCTCTTAATCCGCTTGCGCGCGCTCGATGTGTCCACGGTCTGGGTGCGGAGTCAGGGGATGGATGATGAAGTCGAGCTGCCTCCGGGGCAGGAAGTCTTTGAAGCGGGCGGGCTGCGCGGTTTTGCGGAGTTGGTGGCGGGAGCCCGGGGGTTGATCGGGTTGGATTCGTTTCCGGCCCATCTCTCGGCTTCCATGGGTAAAGACACGGTGGTCCTTTTTGGCGAAATGCCCGATGTCTGGTTTGCCCCGCGCGGACCGCATGTCCGTGTCATGAAGAAGCCCATGACCGAGGGGTGCCTGCGGGATTATGTGACCAAGGGGTTGTCACTGCTGCGCGAATTGGAAGTGGATGAAGTGGTCGCGGCGGTGAAGGCGTCTTCGGCGGACAATCGTTGA